CCATTCCCCGTTTCATATCGCTGCTGATTCATTGTTTGTGTGTGAATGCCGTGCAGACATTGGACATGTCCGTAGGTTTTTGTTAGGATGATCCCGACATTTGTATAATACGGCATCACAATTATGTGAAAACCTTATGATATTATAAAGTTTAACAAAATGAAACACAGAAACTTGGAGCATGTATATCTGGGCACATGTTAGGGAAGTCCAAGAACGTCTGCGCATATATATTTTACCAAGTAGATGTTTGGTTTGCACATTGAACtgcaatttattttcttcagGTTGGTCTCGATCGAGGCCCAGAGAAAGCATCTCGAGGAGCAGGATTATCGATATCAGACGAGGAATCCAGGATTCGCGGCGAACTTGAGCTCGACGTGGAGCGAGATttggaggaggagatcaaggATGGAATGTATCGCCTGGCTCTGCAACTCCACCGGCTTTACCAACACCAGAAGGAGAGAATTTCAAGAGCGCGGCAATCCGCCCAAAGCGCGGCGAAAAACCGACGGGGAATCGAGGAGAAATCGGTCTCGGAGGTGAATATAAGCATCAAAATGGAAGGAGGGACCAAAGTCGTGATTAGAGAAACGAAGAGAGAGGCCACGAGAGACAAAACCGGGCCTCTCAGAGCCTCGGGAACGCCAAATTCGAACCGTCATAGTAATAACGAGAAGCACGGAACGATTGTTCGAAGAGTGAAGAAGTTCGACTGGGCAAACTCCCTTCGATCGGGAGGAGGCGCGAGCATCATCGACGAGAAAGGAAGCGGTAATGCACTCGGGAAATCGAGGATGCATCCTCGCGGCCGCCGCGTTTCCCGTTCAAACCTTCGAAGCGAGGGTTGCGGAAACAGCGTCGGCGGCGACTCGGCGAGGCACAAAGTGAACCGGCTCGTTGATCATAAGTTGCTCGACATGGAAATGGGTTGGAAAGGCTGATGGATGGAGCTTTTTGTTCACTCTGGTTGTCGATTGATGAGTGTTGGTCTGTGTTAATTAGGACAATGCATGCATGAAATAAAGGTTCAACGTTGGTTTTGTACGTTTAATTGTGATTTGGTCGTGCGTCGCCGGCTTGAAGATCGAGATGTAAATTTAAGAATTACGATGAAATAATAAGATGGTTTAATTCTTTTGAccttaaattttcatttatttgtcaTTTTTGTGCTAGCAAAATTTTCCGTTAGTTATTGACGTGGCGAGCTCTTTACtgattatttattaatattatattgacattatgaaaaaaatttaaatgagtACAAATGGCCCAAAAATTACTTTggaccaaaaattaatttgagattagTAATTTAAAACTTTTCGTGATATTATATAACGTGCGTCGGCATCATTTTGGTGGCGGCCGGAGGGGTTAAGCATTTCTTTTGCTGAACAATTGAAGGGTTTAAGAATAAGCATTTGACAGCACACCGTAAAAACCTCCGCCGGCTTGATCCCGCTACCCGTCCCTGGCCGCGCGCGCTGAGCTCAGCTGAGAAATGGATACGGCGGAGAGCGGCGGCTCTGCGGCAGCCGTCGTCAACTCACTGTCCGACAGCTTCAGACGAGTGCCTCGGGCAGCTATTCCGCCTCTGCTGGATTGCATCCTGGCGTCGACCGGGATGCCTTCTTCTTTGCTGCTCAACTCGCTTCTCGattcttttgatgatttcaGCAAGGTATCGTCAAATTTCTCTATGTGGAAATAGATTTGTATGTGGagtttgtgagattttgtgggaccaggGTTGGAATGTGTCTTTGTTAACGGAGTTGGAAATTTCTGCTTCATCTGGCGGAATAGCTGGAACTGTTTGGTTGCTGATTTTAACTGATTTTAAATGCTTGAGCTTTTGAGGTGGTTTGTGGCTGTCTCGCGTGAGCGTGGAGTTGCCCGTCTAGCttgttctttgaaaaaaagaaccatcGAGAGTAGCTGGTTGATTTTGTTAGCTGTGATTACTTCTGTTAGGATGTTATCAAGGATGGTGAAAATATGGACTCTGAGGGCCACAATTATATTGCGTCTCTGGTGTGTGCACTGTGTCATCTCCTAAAGAAGTGCGGTAAGTTTGGTCCTGACTTCAATTTCCAGATGTTCTCTATATTTGTCTGATGAAAGAAACATTGCATGATGTTCTAACATCTTGTTGGCTCTTTTAGTCCTTCGACACCATGGGCATCATTTCTACTTTGTTAAGTGTTCTTTAAGTTATCATAACAGCTGTGAGCGCAAGGCAAATGTCATTCACTACCTATTAGCATCTGTTTTTGCATAAATCTTTTTGATGGGGCTGCTACTTGTAACCTTACGTGTGTTCGTTCACTTGGAAATGAAGTGGGGCTAGACTTGCTTCCTGTCAATCTCCTGCATTTCATGCTCCATAATTACAATGGATCCTCGAAACTCTGATGAATTTGCAAAGTAACCTGAATAAGCCCTCTTATAATGTTGGCTAGACGGTGTTAAAAACTGTGTAAGTAAAACATATTATATAGAAATCTATTCACCTTGCTTCTTCAGCTTCTCTAATATGGTATACCTGGCATATTCTGATTATTCGATATTAGTCAATTGGAGCTCTAGTTAGCTCAACATGGTATTGGAAGGCACGTTTAGATCCTTTGTCAATGCGGTGAATTTAGATTGTGATGGAAAGGATAAGGACTGAGTCAATATGATGAGCCGCGCAGCTTAGTGGACGAAGTACTTGCACTCTTCCATTGAACGTTGATGAAGGGATAATGTGGGAAGAAATGTGTCAAAGAATTCCAACCGAGAATTGAGCTATAATGTTGGGGCGCTTTTTATGCATAATAAGGTCAAGATAATCTCATAAGCAAGATATGCGGGAtaactctatctctctctcagtTTTGATGATGAAAGGCGTGTAGAGTTGAAGAACTGGGTAAGATGAACGGGAATCTGCACAGAGAACAAAGAATAAATTGAGtatatcaaattgaattttacCTTTGATGCAATGTCAACAATGTCAAATCCAAAATCTTAGTATATTTGGTCTGTATCCTTAAAAAACAATGTTACAACATGGTTTGGCCTTTAACTTTGGATCAAGATGGAAGTGATGTTGAGCGATTGAAAATGTACTTTTTGAGCAAAGAATGAAAGGGGGTAAATTAGTTTATAACTTTGCACTGAGTGAAGGAAAAGGATGGATGGCTGAGAATGCCACTTGTTCTTCCTCCTTTATAAAAGTCAGGCGAAAAGTAATATATAGGAAGAAAGTGTGAGATTGGCTTGCTGACTTTATTTGTTCTACAGGGGTTACTCATGATGTTCTGCGGTCTTATGTATGGAGAGTTTTCATTCCTCTGATGAAGATGGTGCACGCTTTCGACTGTGAAATTCAGAATCAGGTAGGAACAAGAGATACTAGTCTTGATTTTACTCTCTTATTCAGTGTATTTCTTCATTTGACTGAGTGGTGCTATTTTGTTTGCTTTGCATACTGTCATAAAGATTGTGGATTCATTCCTTGAGGTTGTGACTGAAGCCAACGCCTGGAGAGTTGTTGAGGTCACGTTGGTACCTTTTCTTCTAAAATCCATCAGCCTCTCCATAGGGATGTCTCAGAAACCCGGGTCACATGGTGTTGAATGGAGAACCTGCTC
This sequence is a window from Rhodamnia argentea isolate NSW1041297 chromosome 3, ASM2092103v1, whole genome shotgun sequence. Protein-coding genes within it:
- the LOC115743046 gene encoding uncharacterized protein LOC115743046 isoform X2, with protein sequence MSVGLDRGPEKASRGAGLSISDEESRIRGELELDVERDLEEEIKDGMYRLALQLHRLYQHQKERISRARQSAQSAAKNRRGIEEKSVSEVNISIKMEGGTKVVIRETKREATRDKTGPLRASGTPNSNRHSNNEKHGTIVRRVKKFDWANSLRSGGGASIIDEKGSGNALGKSRMHPRGRRVSRSNLRSEGCGNSVGGDSARHKVNRLVDHKLLDMEMGWKG
- the LOC115743046 gene encoding uncharacterized protein LOC115743046 isoform X1 — encoded protein: MGLVNRPLRFDGSLGSTVGLDRGPEKASRGAGLSISDEESRIRGELELDVERDLEEEIKDGMYRLALQLHRLYQHQKERISRARQSAQSAAKNRRGIEEKSVSEVNISIKMEGGTKVVIRETKREATRDKTGPLRASGTPNSNRHSNNEKHGTIVRRVKKFDWANSLRSGGGASIIDEKGSGNALGKSRMHPRGRRVSRSNLRSEGCGNSVGGDSARHKVNRLVDHKLLDMEMGWKG